A single genomic interval of Granulicella tundricola MP5ACTX9 harbors:
- the bamA gene encoding outer membrane protein assembly factor BamA, producing the protein MDVAQAQTAPAAAETQAADLQNGNAQALCQPQVIGNRRIPKESVLARLFSRQGNLYDPAIVERDFNSLWNTGYFENVRIERVDTPACVQLVIYVQEKPTIREINYKGLNAVSLSDAQEAFKKAKVGLTVESQYDPTRIKRAETVLKELLSQHGHQFATIKSEVKTIPPAAVSLTFNVKEGPTVKVGKIVFDGNNSIPDRTLRASMKNLKPIGVPHSIVLENLLARTFDASKLDEDAERVRVAYRDKGYFKAITAEPVTKIRDTSSFNPFLLKPTVGKRIDILMPVEEGDRYKLGGITFKGNAHVPNTRVLRAQFALKDGEYFNASLFGKGLTQLQKAYGELGYINFVGTPAPRFDEAKKLIYLDIDIDEGKPFYISRIEFTGNTITRDKVIRRELLVEEGQVYNSRLVDLSLLRLNQLNYFEALKSDQDVESRQNADDGTVDLLVKLKEKGKNSIGLNGGISGLSGTFIGLNYETNNFLGLGETLSVQANVGDLSRNLSFGFNEPYLRNKPISVGVSVFTTKYDFNPSKSYGATGTSNLSAAQNSQLANYNQATTGFTTSLSEPLRHLLARTGVARAGVSYSLSRSSITTFNDNTRNVFQNLSFRSGVAGLNQLSGIVTSVFTPTFTFSSLDRAQGPHSGRDFNAQIQIAGAGGNVKYYSPAIAFRQFYPMKGLKINREGHNVLGMRVQLAHVGGFGGEVAPPQQRIYGGGESEVRGFDVRASSPYVVIPNRVQFNLTNPDGSTIPRDPSNPSLGNIQIPIPVYRLQPIGGDTQLTSNLEYRIPIVNQVTFAFFTDFGLTFNTQDSQLRQSVAGLSTLNSPSYGCPTFVNGACFGGQSVTFSQYLHTASGTNFVPRMSNGAELQVILPIVNAPFRIFYAYNPLRLYKDLPMQLPVSLGTFRSYFPNTGAGQYSYQQAVQLYGADYVLREPRKTFRLTVSTTF; encoded by the coding sequence ATGGATGTAGCGCAGGCACAGACAGCCCCCGCGGCGGCTGAAACCCAGGCGGCAGACCTCCAGAACGGCAATGCGCAGGCGCTTTGCCAGCCCCAGGTCATCGGCAACCGCCGTATTCCCAAGGAGTCCGTACTGGCCCGGCTGTTCTCCCGCCAGGGCAATCTGTACGATCCTGCGATTGTCGAGCGTGATTTCAACTCGCTCTGGAACACCGGCTACTTTGAGAACGTACGCATCGAGCGCGTCGACACTCCAGCCTGCGTTCAGCTTGTCATCTACGTGCAGGAAAAGCCGACCATCCGCGAGATCAACTACAAGGGTCTGAACGCGGTTTCGCTCTCCGATGCGCAGGAGGCCTTCAAGAAGGCCAAGGTTGGTCTGACGGTTGAAAGCCAGTACGATCCCACCCGCATCAAGCGCGCCGAGACCGTGCTGAAGGAGCTTCTCTCCCAACACGGCCACCAGTTTGCGACGATCAAGAGCGAGGTCAAGACGATTCCGCCCGCTGCGGTCTCGCTGACGTTCAACGTCAAGGAAGGTCCGACCGTAAAGGTCGGCAAGATCGTCTTCGACGGCAACAACAGCATTCCGGACCGCACACTGCGCGCGTCGATGAAGAACCTGAAGCCGATCGGCGTACCCCACTCGATCGTGCTCGAGAATCTGCTGGCCCGCACCTTCGACGCCTCCAAGCTCGACGAAGACGCCGAGCGTGTCCGCGTGGCGTATCGCGATAAGGGTTACTTCAAGGCAATCACCGCCGAGCCCGTCACCAAGATCCGCGACACCTCCAGTTTCAACCCTTTCCTGCTCAAGCCCACCGTGGGCAAGCGCATCGATATCCTGATGCCGGTGGAAGAGGGCGATCGCTACAAGCTTGGCGGCATCACCTTCAAGGGCAACGCACACGTACCCAACACGCGCGTTCTGCGCGCACAGTTCGCGCTGAAGGATGGCGAGTACTTCAATGCCTCGCTCTTCGGCAAAGGTCTGACTCAGCTTCAAAAAGCCTATGGCGAACTCGGATACATCAACTTCGTCGGCACACCGGCCCCGCGCTTCGATGAAGCCAAGAAACTGATCTACCTCGACATCGATATTGACGAAGGCAAGCCGTTCTATATCTCGCGCATCGAGTTCACCGGCAACACCATCACGCGCGACAAGGTCATCCGCCGCGAACTCCTCGTGGAAGAAGGCCAGGTCTACAACTCCCGGCTGGTCGATCTCTCGTTGCTGCGCCTGAATCAGTTGAACTACTTTGAAGCCCTGAAGAGCGATCAGGACGTTGAATCCAGGCAGAACGCCGACGACGGCACCGTGGACCTTCTGGTCAAGCTGAAAGAGAAGGGCAAAAACTCGATCGGCCTGAACGGCGGTATCTCCGGGCTCTCGGGAACCTTCATCGGCCTGAACTACGAGACCAATAACTTCCTCGGACTGGGCGAAACGCTCTCCGTACAGGCGAACGTCGGCGATCTCTCGCGCAACCTGAGCTTCGGCTTCAACGAGCCTTACCTGCGCAACAAGCCGATCTCCGTCGGTGTCAGCGTCTTCACCACCAAGTACGACTTCAATCCATCCAAGAGCTACGGCGCAACCGGAACCTCGAATCTTTCCGCCGCGCAGAACTCTCAGCTTGCGAACTACAACCAGGCCACCACCGGCTTCACGACTTCACTGTCAGAGCCGCTGCGTCACTTGCTGGCGCGGACCGGTGTAGCTCGCGCCGGTGTCTCGTACTCGCTGTCGCGCTCGTCGATCACGACCTTCAACGACAACACGCGTAACGTCTTCCAGAACCTCTCGTTCCGCTCCGGCGTGGCCGGCCTGAACCAGTTGAGCGGCATCGTGACCTCGGTCTTTACGCCGACCTTCACGTTCTCCAGCCTTGACCGCGCGCAGGGCCCGCACAGCGGCCGCGACTTCAACGCGCAGATCCAGATTGCAGGCGCGGGCGGAAACGTGAAGTACTACTCGCCTGCCATTGCGTTCCGCCAGTTCTACCCGATGAAGGGTCTGAAGATTAACCGCGAAGGCCATAATGTCCTTGGCATGCGCGTCCAGCTTGCCCACGTGGGCGGGTTCGGCGGCGAAGTGGCACCGCCGCAGCAGCGTATCTATGGTGGCGGCGAATCTGAAGTCCGCGGCTTCGACGTCCGCGCTTCCTCCCCATACGTGGTCATCCCCAACCGCGTTCAGTTCAATCTGACCAACCCGGACGGCTCGACCATCCCGCGCGACCCGTCCAATCCGAGCCTGGGCAACATCCAGATTCCGATCCCGGTCTATCGTCTCCAGCCCATCGGCGGCGATACGCAGCTGACCTCTAACCTGGAGTACCGCATCCCGATCGTCAACCAGGTCACGTTTGCGTTCTTCACGGACTTCGGCCTCACCTTCAACACGCAGGACTCGCAGCTTCGCCAGAGCGTCGCCGGTTTGTCCACGTTGAACAGCCCATCCTATGGCTGCCCAACGTTCGTCAACGGTGCCTGCTTCGGCGGCCAGTCCGTCACCTTCAGCCAGTATCTGCACACGGCGTCCGGCACCAACTTTGTGCCGCGTATGTCGAACGGAGCTGAGTTGCAGGTCATCCTGCCGATCGTCAACGCACCGTTCCGCATCTTCTACGCGTATAACCCGCTTCGCCTCTACAAGGATCTGCCCATGCAGCTCCCGGTCAGCCTGGGCACGTTCCGCAGCTACTTCCCGAACACGGGCGCGGGCCAGTACAGCTACCAGCAGGCAGTACAGCTGTACGGCGCGGATTATGTCCTGCGTGAGCCGAGAAAGACCTTCCGCCTGACGGTCAGCACTACGTTCTAA
- a CDS encoding DUF5715 family protein, which translates to MKGSHEILIHQNLMADSDGLTRVQDDSDLDRMRADRSLVIIPEALGLQADDRLPANRRYCRPWTAQFLAAMARAHYERFHSPLQVNSAVRTVEFQQKLLRINGNAAPAEGDTASPHLTGQAVDIAKHGLSATEIAWMRGYLLPLVQQGKIDVEEEFQQACFHISVYRRYVPAPVAPRDIAQTHRGAATVLAAAMR; encoded by the coding sequence ATGAAGGGTTCACATGAAATTTTGATTCACCAAAATCTCATGGCTGATTCAGATGGACTGACGCGGGTGCAGGATGATTCCGACCTGGACCGCATGCGTGCGGATCGCTCCTTGGTGATAATTCCAGAAGCTTTAGGCTTGCAGGCGGATGATCGTTTGCCAGCAAATCGGCGCTACTGCCGCCCATGGACCGCGCAGTTTCTAGCGGCGATGGCACGCGCACACTACGAGCGCTTCCACTCTCCTCTCCAAGTCAATTCCGCAGTTCGAACAGTGGAGTTTCAGCAAAAGTTGCTTAGAATCAACGGCAACGCTGCCCCGGCTGAAGGCGACACGGCCTCCCCGCACCTGACCGGGCAGGCCGTAGATATCGCAAAACATGGATTATCCGCCACAGAAATCGCATGGATGCGCGGATATCTATTGCCCCTGGTGCAGCAAGGCAAGATCGATGTGGAGGAGGAGTTTCAGCAGGCCTGCTTTCACATCAGCGTTTATCGGCGTTACGTGCCTGCCCCTGTAGCCCCACGCGACATCGCGCAGACTCATCGCGGCGCGGCAACCGTGCTGGCGGCAGCCATGCGGTAG
- a CDS encoding cation:proton antiporter: MSRLELFSILVTTAALFGWASRRWLKLPLTIGTMVLTVAAALGLLGLDQIIPAHLIPGLHPWALHLLGEIDFENLILHGMLGLLLFAGAFLLDLEALAKEKLAVALLSLPGTLLSFLATAALMHWLLPLLGMQAPWLPCLFFGALISPTDPIAVLEMLGRAGVSRNLKAQLAGESLFNDGVGAVLFIALLEVSRGTIASPIHFILLQVFKAAAGLALGVLASWFSSWMMSQVDAYQVEILFTISLAVGTYALAERLHVSAPLTAVAAGIALRHFNLRHHHDDISHTRLDRFWEVIDEVQNAILFVLLGLEILAIPFTRLSLESGLVAIVSVSVVRFAVVAAILMLLRLLQPSHQSSIRTLTWGGLRGGLALALALAVPAHQGRAWILVATYSLILFSIVFQGGSMDVILGRVARKQGREPRA; encoded by the coding sequence ATGTCCCGGCTTGAGCTCTTCAGCATCCTCGTCACGACCGCCGCGCTCTTCGGCTGGGCGAGCCGCCGCTGGCTTAAGCTGCCCCTCACCATCGGCACCATGGTCCTCACGGTGGCTGCCGCGCTGGGCCTGCTGGGACTTGACCAGATCATTCCGGCCCACCTGATTCCCGGCCTGCACCCCTGGGCGCTGCACTTGCTGGGTGAGATCGACTTCGAGAATCTGATCCTGCACGGCATGCTGGGCTTGCTGCTCTTTGCCGGTGCCTTCCTGCTGGATCTGGAGGCGCTCGCCAAAGAGAAGCTCGCCGTGGCGCTGCTCTCCCTGCCCGGCACGCTCTTATCTTTCCTGGCAACCGCGGCGCTGATGCACTGGCTTCTGCCTCTGCTCGGCATGCAAGCTCCGTGGCTTCCCTGCCTGTTCTTCGGCGCGCTGATCTCGCCTACCGACCCCATCGCGGTATTGGAGATGCTGGGCCGCGCCGGGGTATCGCGCAATCTCAAGGCTCAGCTTGCGGGCGAGTCCTTGTTCAACGATGGCGTGGGAGCGGTGCTCTTCATCGCGCTGCTGGAGGTCTCACGCGGGACGATTGCTTCTCCGATTCACTTCATCCTGCTGCAGGTCTTCAAGGCGGCTGCGGGTCTCGCGTTGGGTGTGCTGGCGTCCTGGTTCTCGTCCTGGATGATGAGCCAGGTGGACGCGTACCAAGTGGAGATTCTGTTCACCATCTCGCTGGCAGTCGGCACCTATGCGCTGGCGGAGCGGCTGCACGTCTCCGCGCCGTTGACAGCTGTGGCCGCAGGCATCGCGCTGCGTCACTTCAACCTGCGTCATCACCATGACGACATCTCACACACGCGCCTCGATCGTTTCTGGGAGGTGATCGATGAGGTCCAGAATGCGATCCTCTTTGTGCTGCTCGGGCTGGAGATTTTGGCCATTCCGTTTACGCGCCTTTCGCTGGAGTCCGGGCTGGTTGCCATCGTCTCCGTCTCCGTGGTGCGCTTTGCTGTCGTCGCGGCGATCCTGATGCTGCTCCGGCTGCTTCAGCCTAGCCATCAAAGCTCCATCCGAACGCTGACATGGGGTGGCTTGCGCGGGGGACTCGCGTTGGCGCTGGCCTTGGCTGTTCCTGCTCATCAAGGACGAGCCTGGATACTTGTCGCCACGTACTCGTTGATTTTGTTCTCCATCGTTTTTCAGGGTGGATCGATGGATGTCATTCTAGGCAGAGTGGCAAGAAAACAGGGACGAGAGCCTAGGGCCTAG
- a CDS encoding c-type cytochrome domain-containing protein, translating to MLRFGTGLGVAAMLFMAWGLGGVKAQDDASKPEFYTTKVKPILETNCAKCHMGINHRGGLNIDTRAGMLKGGHDGTVLVPGDADKSLLVRLIRHEGPKDDPMPMPPNKPKLSDADIAVVAQWVKAGAVMPLDAVNP from the coding sequence ATGCTCCGCTTTGGAACTGGGTTAGGTGTCGCGGCTATGTTGTTCATGGCATGGGGCTTGGGTGGCGTCAAGGCACAGGATGACGCGAGCAAGCCGGAGTTTTACACAACGAAGGTGAAGCCGATCCTGGAGACGAACTGCGCCAAGTGTCATATGGGGATCAATCACCGTGGGGGGCTGAACATCGACACGCGCGCGGGGATGCTCAAGGGGGGGCATGACGGGACGGTTCTGGTTCCGGGCGATGCGGATAAGTCGTTGCTGGTCAGGCTGATACGGCATGAAGGGCCCAAGGATGATCCGATGCCGATGCCTCCAAACAAGCCCAAGCTTTCGGATGCGGATATCGCGGTTGTGGCTCAGTGGGTGAAGGCTGGGGCGGTTATGCCGCTCGATGCTGTCAATCCCTAA
- a CDS encoding cytochrome P460 family protein, whose product MKILGQLLLVGVVVFVLLQAVRPSIPAPAATAELQAPPQVMQVLRKDCYSCHSNERRLAWFDEIVPGYWLVRHDILTAREHVNFSTIGAKPAAMQKATLFEAVNMIQLGAMPLPQFTALHPDAKVTPEELSILKAYLAPWSPVAPAAPKTDAAVTAPAAALVSLTSVLPEFDGFTFDGSFEGWKPLSTTDRGDNNTFRFILGNEIAVKAAQSGNISPWPDGAQFAKVAWQQEPGADGLVHPGKFVQVELMRKDAQRYKNQEGWGWGRWRGMDLKPYGKDAKFVNECTSCHQPVKGDDYVYTMPITPAKVAKVEVVNNHAAALPASLPYQPLGWNAITMYVDPKTHTMATLYGNDAAVKATGARGAIAAGAVSYPAGAVLALVTWVQRDDPHWFGARIADSPQAVEFVEVGATHAYRRYAGDGLPEDRREAGLAMQRTAFVTGLAPARLP is encoded by the coding sequence ATGAAAATTCTAGGTCAGTTGCTGCTGGTGGGTGTGGTGGTGTTCGTTCTTTTGCAGGCTGTGCGTCCCAGCATTCCTGCACCGGCTGCTACGGCTGAGCTGCAGGCTCCGCCGCAGGTGATGCAGGTGCTGCGCAAGGATTGCTATAGCTGCCACTCGAACGAGCGGCGGCTTGCATGGTTCGACGAGATCGTTCCCGGATACTGGCTGGTGCGGCATGACATCCTGACGGCGCGAGAGCATGTGAACTTCTCGACGATCGGCGCGAAGCCGGCGGCGATGCAGAAGGCGACGCTGTTTGAGGCTGTGAACATGATCCAACTCGGCGCGATGCCGCTGCCGCAGTTCACGGCGCTGCACCCGGATGCGAAGGTGACGCCGGAGGAGCTGTCGATTCTTAAGGCGTATCTTGCGCCGTGGTCGCCTGTGGCTCCGGCTGCTCCGAAGACTGATGCTGCCGTGACTGCGCCTGCCGCGGCACTGGTTTCTTTGACCTCTGTGCTGCCGGAGTTCGACGGCTTCACGTTTGACGGTAGCTTTGAGGGTTGGAAGCCGCTGAGTACGACAGATCGTGGAGACAACAATACGTTCCGGTTCATCCTGGGCAATGAGATTGCGGTGAAGGCGGCGCAGTCAGGCAATATCTCGCCATGGCCGGATGGGGCACAGTTTGCAAAGGTGGCCTGGCAGCAGGAGCCAGGGGCGGATGGCCTGGTGCATCCCGGCAAGTTCGTGCAGGTGGAACTGATGCGGAAGGATGCGCAGCGCTACAAGAACCAGGAGGGCTGGGGTTGGGGACGGTGGCGTGGTATGGACCTGAAGCCTTATGGCAAGGATGCGAAGTTCGTGAACGAATGCACGAGCTGCCATCAGCCGGTGAAGGGTGATGACTATGTCTACACGATGCCGATCACGCCGGCGAAGGTGGCGAAGGTGGAGGTCGTGAACAACCATGCTGCGGCGCTGCCGGCCAGCCTGCCGTATCAGCCGCTGGGCTGGAATGCGATCACGATGTACGTCGATCCGAAGACGCATACGATGGCGACGCTGTATGGGAACGACGCTGCGGTGAAGGCGACCGGAGCTCGCGGGGCGATTGCGGCCGGGGCGGTTAGCTATCCGGCGGGCGCGGTACTGGCGCTGGTGACATGGGTGCAGCGGGATGATCCGCATTGGTTCGGTGCGCGGATCGCGGATTCACCGCAGGCGGTGGAGTTTGTGGAGGTTGGTGCGACACATGCTTATCGGCGGTATGCGGGAGATGGGCTGCCGGAGGATCGCCGCGAGGCTGGTTTGGCGATGCAGCGTACGGCGTTTGTGACGGGGCTTGCTCCGGCTCGGCTGCCTTAG
- a CDS encoding RDD family protein yields MSSAQLEISPADETAAALAGQHSESPRPGALRQQMAERIAQHRQRRSYHGHSAVQLFEDSKPEGRNKIAATVAERYAQSPSYRAFLADEAQKAIRQAAAAAEVAVRSAEAVATAQKELLAELELWTAPQEFTAETAVMVEPAKAEPTPVPTPEPVRQISSAGITVKLYEDVGRAAILSAPAKLSVAPFKSLPAPPLDDEEYLALDEEIAFRKEPVFDDFRDFSAPVEPIAANLLSFPRQLIATKKARPRLAEGPLRDEPASRAPQLRIFEVEAEQISPEPPPSSAPEWSSIHLDAHSVIEPFQAPDDDTAIMPTLLPPHTAAVSQRLMAAAVDFTLVSATFLAFAATAAYVAGSVPTGAAAATTSAVVFAILYLSYQLLFFTFSDQTPGMRYARIGLCTFTDENPSRSAMRKRILATVVAACPFAIGLLWVWLDDDRLGWHDRISRMYQRSY; encoded by the coding sequence ATGAGCTCTGCACAGCTCGAAATTTCTCCGGCGGACGAGACCGCCGCAGCCCTTGCGGGGCAGCATTCCGAGAGCCCACGGCCCGGTGCGTTGCGTCAGCAGATGGCGGAGCGCATTGCACAGCATCGCCAGCGCCGCAGCTATCACGGCCACTCCGCCGTGCAGCTCTTTGAGGACTCCAAGCCCGAGGGCCGCAACAAGATCGCCGCCACGGTCGCCGAGCGCTACGCGCAGTCGCCCAGCTACCGCGCCTTCCTGGCTGACGAGGCCCAAAAGGCTATCCGCCAGGCCGCCGCAGCCGCAGAGGTCGCCGTGCGCAGTGCAGAGGCCGTCGCCACCGCGCAGAAAGAGCTGCTGGCTGAGCTGGAACTCTGGACTGCCCCGCAGGAGTTCACAGCGGAGACCGCTGTCATGGTCGAACCTGCTAAAGCCGAGCCCACGCCCGTCCCGACCCCGGAGCCCGTCCGTCAGATCTCCTCCGCGGGTATCACGGTCAAGCTCTACGAGGACGTGGGCCGCGCAGCCATCCTATCCGCGCCCGCCAAGCTTTCGGTCGCTCCTTTCAAGAGCCTGCCTGCCCCGCCGCTGGACGACGAGGAGTATCTCGCGCTCGATGAAGAGATCGCCTTTCGCAAGGAGCCGGTCTTCGACGACTTCCGCGACTTCTCCGCGCCGGTCGAGCCCATTGCGGCGAATCTCCTTTCCTTTCCGCGCCAGTTGATCGCGACCAAGAAGGCTCGCCCACGCTTGGCGGAGGGTCCGCTGCGCGATGAGCCCGCCTCCCGCGCGCCGCAGCTTCGGATCTTTGAGGTTGAAGCCGAGCAGATCTCGCCTGAGCCGCCACCGTCCTCCGCGCCGGAGTGGAGCTCCATCCATCTGGACGCGCACTCGGTCATCGAACCCTTTCAGGCACCGGACGATGACACGGCCATCATGCCGACGCTGCTGCCGCCCCACACCGCAGCCGTCAGCCAGCGCCTCATGGCCGCCGCCGTGGACTTCACACTCGTCTCCGCTACCTTCCTCGCGTTCGCCGCTACCGCTGCTTACGTCGCCGGCTCAGTGCCTACCGGAGCCGCTGCGGCGACGACCTCCGCGGTCGTCTTTGCCATCCTGTATCTCTCGTATCAGCTACTTTTCTTCACGTTCTCAGACCAGACGCCGGGGATGCGGTATGCTCGGATCGGCCTTTGCACCTTCACGGATGAGAACCCGTCCCGCTCCGCCATGCGCAAGCGCATCCTGGCGACGGTTGTTGCGGCTTGCCCGTTCGCCATCGGACTGCTTTGGGTGTGGCTGGATGACGACCGCCTGGGATGGCATGACCGCATCTCCCGCATGTATCAGCGCAGCTACTAA
- a CDS encoding LPS-assembly protein LptD, with product MAFALSGMHLHAQQMTTQAPPPPDQITAQTTGLPNTPSEVRYPLAYIVPAADGGSDVTWDAGTQSEHNGVYSLDNDVVITMKDRIIRADHIDFDKKTGDVIASGHLVITGGENQERISAAHGVYNLKNQTGRFYDVSGSVAMKPPAVRAPTLIPSDPTYSTASRVIYTSGNPFLFSGRMVVKTGPANYDIYDGTVTSCQLPKPDWLLSSTHFSMDGDKAKATGSTFHLLGLPVLYLPYVTHPVDSNQRQSGFLIPTIGQSSTKGFIIGEQIYVVINRSSDLTVGADYYSSRGYAQMATFRYRGQGQDFVNVHYTGLLDKLVGAANQGGEDFVLAGRHDFTKYTRTAGNIEYLSSYIYREAFTDNFNQAVTSDVVSTAYLTHDHDGFELAALADRYQGIKLIAQGTTPQQQVRLFHVPTFSFSATDHHLGTSSLEYTFDASASGLKRTQPNFATGGVVERFDFHPQVAVPFSIGQWRIRPAVGTRETLYSRSRVTPYTPGGTPVEDLGGLTRVTLEGELDIRPPVIERTFTPTAFKKFLGSQIRHTIEPEFAYRYTGGVDNFLKVLRFDETDVVSDRNEAEYGVTQRLFRKAAPHKDGTPCHTNELPQGPGLEPEAASEPVPEDQANKGCGNEELISWRLTQKYFFDPTFGHAVLNGRRNIFDSTLDLSGVAFLTEPRSISPLISRLRVRTTAKTDVEWDFDYDTGAKKFTSNNVFLDVHQGNAFGALSYARLDAPGRFYTSNVSSTVSSFNQMRVLLGYGQPTRPGLAIAGNAGFDLCPAVTSPTTATPSASCATLQYAAIQTSYNWNCCGLAVEYRKYELGAVRNEGVYRFNFTLANIGAAGNLRRAERLF from the coding sequence ATGGCCTTCGCCCTCAGTGGGATGCATCTGCACGCACAGCAGATGACAACTCAGGCACCCCCCCCTCCAGACCAGATAACCGCCCAGACAACCGGGCTCCCAAATACGCCGTCCGAGGTCCGCTATCCCCTCGCCTACATCGTCCCTGCCGCTGATGGCGGAAGTGACGTGACCTGGGATGCAGGCACCCAATCCGAGCACAACGGCGTTTATTCGCTCGATAACGATGTCGTCATCACCATGAAGGACCGCATCATCCGCGCGGACCACATCGACTTCGACAAGAAGACCGGAGACGTCATCGCCAGCGGCCACCTCGTCATTACTGGCGGCGAGAATCAGGAGCGCATCTCCGCCGCCCACGGCGTCTACAATCTCAAGAATCAGACCGGACGTTTCTACGACGTCAGTGGCTCGGTCGCCATGAAGCCACCGGCCGTTCGCGCGCCCACGCTGATCCCGTCCGACCCCACTTACTCCACCGCCAGCCGCGTGATCTATACCTCCGGCAACCCGTTTCTCTTCAGCGGCCGCATGGTCGTCAAGACCGGACCCGCGAACTATGACATCTACGACGGCACCGTGACCTCCTGCCAGTTGCCCAAGCCCGACTGGCTGCTCTCCTCCACCCACTTCTCTATGGACGGGGACAAGGCCAAGGCAACCGGTAGCACCTTCCACCTGCTCGGCCTGCCGGTGCTGTATCTGCCCTACGTGACGCATCCGGTGGACTCCAACCAGCGCCAGTCCGGCTTTCTGATCCCTACGATCGGCCAGTCCTCGACCAAGGGCTTCATCATCGGCGAGCAGATCTACGTGGTCATCAACCGCTCGTCCGATCTCACCGTCGGCGCGGACTACTACTCCTCCCGCGGCTATGCGCAGATGGCCACCTTCCGCTACCGCGGCCAGGGCCAGGACTTCGTCAACGTCCATTACACCGGTCTGCTGGATAAGCTCGTAGGCGCAGCCAACCAAGGCGGAGAGGACTTCGTTCTCGCCGGCCGGCATGACTTCACCAAATACACGCGCACCGCCGGCAACATCGAATACCTCTCCAGCTACATCTACCGCGAGGCATTCACAGACAACTTCAACCAAGCCGTGACCTCAGACGTGGTCTCCACCGCGTATCTGACCCATGACCATGACGGCTTTGAGCTGGCCGCGCTCGCAGACCGCTACCAGGGCATCAAGCTCATCGCCCAAGGCACTACACCGCAGCAGCAGGTGCGCCTCTTCCACGTGCCGACGTTCAGCTTCTCCGCCACAGATCATCATCTCGGCACCTCCAGCCTGGAGTACACCTTCGACGCCTCCGCCTCCGGGCTCAAGCGCACGCAGCCCAACTTCGCCACCGGCGGCGTTGTGGAGCGGTTCGACTTCCACCCGCAGGTCGCCGTTCCGTTCTCCATCGGTCAGTGGCGCATCCGCCCGGCGGTCGGAACACGGGAGACGCTGTACTCCCGCTCGCGCGTAACCCCGTACACCCCCGGCGGCACGCCCGTCGAAGATCTCGGCGGTCTTACCCGCGTGACCTTGGAAGGCGAACTCGACATCCGGCCGCCCGTCATCGAGCGCACCTTCACCCCCACCGCCTTCAAGAAGTTCCTGGGCAGCCAGATCCGTCATACCATCGAGCCGGAGTTTGCCTACCGCTACACCGGCGGCGTCGATAACTTCCTCAAGGTGCTGCGCTTCGACGAGACCGACGTCGTCTCGGACCGGAACGAGGCCGAGTACGGCGTCACCCAGCGCCTCTTCCGCAAAGCCGCACCACACAAGGACGGCACCCCCTGCCATACGAATGAGCTCCCCCAGGGCCCAGGACTCGAGCCCGAAGCCGCCAGCGAACCCGTCCCAGAGGACCAGGCCAACAAGGGCTGCGGCAATGAAGAGCTCATCAGTTGGCGCCTCACCCAGAAGTACTTCTTCGACCCCACCTTCGGCCATGCTGTCCTCAACGGTCGCCGCAACATCTTCGATTCCACCCTCGATCTCTCCGGTGTCGCCTTCCTGACCGAGCCGCGCAGCATCTCTCCGCTCATCAGCCGCCTGCGCGTCCGCACCACCGCCAAGACGGACGTGGAGTGGGACTTCGACTACGACACCGGTGCCAAAAAGTTCACCTCCAACAACGTCTTCCTGGACGTCCATCAAGGCAACGCGTTCGGTGCCCTCAGCTACGCCCGCCTGGACGCCCCCGGCCGTTTCTACACCTCAAACGTCAGCTCCACCGTCTCCAGCTTCAACCAGATGCGCGTCCTGCTCGGCTACGGTCAACCCACCAGGCCCGGTCTCGCCATCGCCGGGAACGCCGGCTTCGATCTCTGCCCCGCCGTCACCTCACCCACCACGGCGACCCCTTCCGCAAGCTGCGCCACCCTCCAGTACGCCGCCATCCAGACCTCCTACAACTGGAACTGCTGCGGCCTGGCAGTCGAGTACCGCAAATATGAGCTAGGCGCAGTCCGCAACGAAGGCGTGTACCGCTTCAACTTCACGCTTGCGAATATTGGTGCCGCTGGAAATCTCCGCCGCGCCGAGCGCCTCTTCTAA